TTTTCAAACCAAGGATGATATCCGCCGTTCGGCCGGCATCCTGATGGATATAGCCAAAACAGACGATGCTATTTTTAAAGAATTAAAAATTTTACTGGAATACCGCGATTTTCAGCAAAAGCAGATCCAGAGCCATAGCCGCGAAGCTGAAAGTGCAGGTGATGCTTACCTAAAGGTGATCAGCCATTTACAACAGCAAAATGCCAAACTAAAGCAACAGGCTAAAGAAGCCGACGGGCATTTTGGCATGCGTCAAAATATTTACCTGGTGGTAATTGTTTTCATGGGTGCGTCAATTTTGTTCATGTTGCTTAAAAAAAACCGGGTTAAAGCGTAAATTCGCGGCTTTAACTAAAACGCATACATGGCAAGAGGACGACTGAACAGTGGCGCAAAAACCGAAGCAGAACTACCCAAAGCAAAAATAAACCGCAGCAGCTTACGCAATGTGGGCAAACTGCTCACCTACCTGAAACCCTACCGCTGGAAATTTATTGCAGGCTTGGTATTTCTCTTCCTCTCAAGTTTGGTTGGCTTAGCATTCCCCGCTATTTTAGGGGCATTGATTGATGCTGCACAGGGGTTTTACAAATACAAGTATCTGCCGCATGGTTTAAATGCCATAGCCATAATGGGTTTCAGCATACTATTTGCACAGGCATTTATTTCGTTTTTCAGGGTTGTTTGGTTTGTACAGGTGGCCGAGCGATCGCTGGCCGATATCAGGCGCGACACTTATTTTAAACTCATTACCCTGCCCATGAACTTTTTTGCCAACCGCAGAGTTGGTGAACTGAACAGCCGCATTTCTGCCGATCTTTCGCAGATCCAGGATACATTAACTACCACCTTTGCCGAAATTATCCGCCAGTTGGTAATGATGGTGGGTAGTACTACTTTATTGGCAATTGTATCTTCCAAACTTACGCTGGCGCTGTTGGCCATTTTGCCGTTTTTAGTTGCTTTCGCTGTGTTTTTTGGGCGATACATCCGCAAACTATCACGCGATGCGCAGGATAAACTGGCCGAATCAAACACCATAGTTGAAGAAACATTGCAGGGCATAGCTAATGTAAAAGCATTTGTTAACGAAGCTTATGAAGCCAATCGTTATGATAAAATTTTACGCAAGGTGGTAAACATAGCTGTAAGAGGCGCAAAATTCAGGGGCATCTTTGCTTCATTCATCGTGTTTTGCCTGTTTGGCACTTTTGTAGGTGTAATCTGGTACGGATCGGTATTAGTAGCTAATCATGAAATATATGTAGGCGATCTTACTACGTTTATCATGTATTCGATATTTGTTGGCGCGGCAATGGGCAGCTTCCCTGATTTATATGCCAACCTGCAAAAAGCAGTAGGTGCCAGTGAACGCGTATTGGAAATATTAGCCGAACAGGGTGAAGCCATTTCGATGGTTGAGAACGATAATGATATCAAACAAACCATTAAGGGCGACGTTGCATTTGATGATGTAGTTTTTGCCTACCCTTCCCGCCCGGAGATTACCGTGTTAAAAGGTATTTCATTCCATGCCGATGCAGGGCAACGTGTGGCCATAGTGGGGCCAAGCGGTTCGGGTAAATCAACCATGGCTTCGCTCATCCTTCAATTCTATCACCCACAAAACGGCAATATTTTGTTTGATGGTAAACCGGCTGATAATTATTCGTTAACCGATATCCGTAACCAGGTAGCCATCGTTCCGCAGGATGTGTTGCTGTTTGGCGGCACCATCCTTGAAAATATTGCCTACGGGCGCTTAAATGCCTCGAAAGAAGATATCATCAAAGCCGCGCAGCGGGCTAACGCGCACCAGTTCATCTCCTCCTTTCCAGAGGGTTATGAGACCATTGTAGGCGAGCGTGGTGTTAAATTATCAGGTGGCCAGCGCCAGCGAATTGCCATAGCAAGGGCGTTGCTTAAAAATCCATCCATACTGATACTTGACGAGGCCACTTCATCGTTAGATTCTGAATCGGAACGCCTTGTTCAGGAAGCTTTGGAAGAGCTGATGAAAGACCGCACATCCATCATCATAGCCCATCGCCTCTCAACCATCCGCGAAGCTGATAAAATTGTAGTGCTTGAAAAAGGCAACATTGTTGAAAGCGGCAGCCACGCCGAACTTATCAATAACGAGCAGGGTTTATACCGCTATTTAAGCCAGCTGCAGTTTGAGACCAGCCAGGCTTAGCTGCCTGTTAAAATTTATTGATCTGTAAGCCAACTTATAGCCGGCTAATCCGTTTACAGACCGATAAAATTAGATTAAACTATTATATTCACAGTTTAAATATTACAGGTAAACGTAATACAATATGAGTGTGCGGAAAGATAGCGCATACAGTACATCAAAATGAAATTAACCATACACGGGGCGGCCCGGCAGGTAACCGGCAGCATGCATTTGCTTGAGGTTGGCCAATATAAAATTTTAGTGGATTGCGGACTGGACTACGAAAAAGACCGCAGCATACTATCCAACGAAAACTTTCCCTTTAATCCCGAAGATATCGACGTGGTGGTACTTACCCATGCCCATATCGATCACTCGGGTAACCTCCCTACCCTCATCCGTTTAGGTTTTGAGGGACAGATCCTTTGTACTCCCCCCACCGCCGATTTGACTGAATTACTATTGCTCGATTCGGTAAACATATTTATGAAGAAAGCTGCGGGGAACAACGGCGGCGGCCGTCACAGGCGGGGCAAAGGGCGCTTTAACAGCCATGCCCAACCTTTATACATGCAAAAACATGTAATGGATACTGTTGAGCGCTTTGTTACTATTGGTTTTAACAAACCGTTCCGCATTACCGGCGATATCGAGCTTACTTTTGTGCCTGTTGGCCACTTGTTGGGCGCAGCAGCAGCCGTATTTAACGTGACTGATAAAGGCGAAGAAAAATCAATTGCCTTTACCGGCGATATCGGCAGGAAAAATTATCCGGTGCTGAATGATCCGCAATTTCTCCCACCGGTGGATTACCTCGTTTCAGAATCTACCTATGGTGGCCGTTATCACTCGAAAGATAAAACAGTTGAGCAAACGCTTATTGATATAATAGATAAGGCTTGTATTAAAGAACAGGGTCGTTTAATTATCCCGGCTTTTAGTATCGGGCGTACACAATCGCTGGTTTACAGTTTAAACAAAATTTTCAGTACAGGTTTGTTACCACCGGTTAAAGTTTTTGTGGATAGCCCGATGGCTACGCAGGCTACCGAGGTATTTCGTAAATTCCACAATCATGTAAACAAGGAAGCGCAGGATTTTTACCAGAAACGGGGTGATGAGTTTGAGTTTGATAACCTCACTTACGTGGAAACCCTTAAAGATAGCCGCCAGATCTCCAATTACTGGGAACCCTGCATCATCATATCTTCGGCAGGTATGCTGGAGGGCGGGCGCATTCAGGATCACCTGTTTTACAATATCCAAAATTATTATGCCACCATCCTGTTTATAGGCTATTGCGCCAAAGGAACTTTAGGGCACCGGTTATTAAGAGGCGATTCCATAGTGCACATTAAAGACCGCGAACTGGCGGTTTATGCCACCATTAAACAAACTGATGTTTTGAGCGCCCATGGCGATCACAATGATCTGATGGATAATGTTAAAGCTATCGGCCCTGATAAGTTAAAACATGTATTCCTGGTGCATGGCGAAAGTGAAAGTATGCAGCTGTTAGCTAATGATCTGGAGAAGGAAGGCTATGGGGTTACAATGCCTGAAAAAGGTGTAAGTTATATCATTTAAAAAATTATTAAAAAGATATCTGCCGCAGGTTCAGCGCAGCATAACCTGTGGTGTACAAAGCTTAAGTTTTCAACTTAAGTTCCTGTTTTTATTTTTTATGGAAAACAGCCGGTAAATGCATCATGATATAAAAACCATTATGAAAAAATTATATCTATTAGCATTACTAACCCTTTTCACATCCCTGGCGTCGGCGCAAAATTACAAGCCGGAATACGGTAAACCGTTAATTGAATTAACCGAAATTAATCCATGGCAAATGGTCATCGGTTCGGATGTTCCTACGTTTGTTTTATATCAAAACGGGCAAATTATATATAAAAAGCAGGTTAAAAATAAAGTAAAGTATTATAAAACCTCTATCCCCAAAAATGAAATACAGGCAGCGTTCAGGAAATTGGGTGTAACTGATAGCCTCAAAGCACTGCCTTCATATATATCCGCAACCTACGCAACTGATCAGCCTACGAGCGAATTAATAATAAATTCTGATTTTCACGCGCAAACACTTGTATATGGCAGCCTGCGGTACGAGAAAAGCCCGGCAAGAGAGAAAACGCCAAAAGCCTTTTTGAATGTATTTGATAAGCTTATCAATTTTAAAGACAACAAAGCAAAAGAATGGTTGCCTGATAGCGTTGAGGTAATGTTAACCAGCTATAGCTACTCTCCCGAAACACCAATGAACTGGCCGGCCGGTTGGCCCGATTTGAAAGACAAACACACCGTACAAAGAAGCGTTGATCTGTACAGCGTTTATATTGATAGAAAAGACCTTGATAAACTGAAAAAACTTATTAATTCGATGGGTGAAAAACAGGCTGTAAAAGTAAGCGGAAGGTTATTTTCGATTGCCTATCGCTTTCCTTTCCCTAACATTAAATAACATCAATCTGCCGCGGGTTTAGCGCAGCGTAACCCTTGGTAAACTACAACTAAAGTTTTCAAATTTAGTCCCCTTCCACTTGAGTTGAAAACTCAAATAATTTTACACCACGGGTTACGCTACGCTAAACCCGCGGCAGTGTTGTGCTGTTTAAATAACAAATGGGATGAATCATACGATCCATCCCATTTGTTATTTATTATCTGCTTTGCTTAAGCAATCAAATTAAGCGTTTTTAAAATGCTCAATGATCAAACTTGCAAGTTCAACACCAATACGTTCCTGTGCTTCGTTGGTAGCAGCACCAATATGCGGGGTTAAGGAAATTTTAGGGTGAGACAGGATCTCGGGACGAGGGGTTGGCTCATTATCAAACACATCAAGCGCTGCAAACGAAACCTGGCCGCTGTTTAAAGCATCAACCAAAGCAAGCTCGTCAATAAGGCCGCCGCGTGAAATATTTACCAGGCCAACACCTTTTTTAGTTTTAGCCAGTTCTTCGGCACCTAAAAGGGCTTTATCAATGAATGGCGTATGCAGGGTGATGAAATCGGCAGAGGTGATAATCTCGTCAAGTGTAGCTTTTTTAACAGCCACTTTAACGGCAGTGCCGCCACCTAAAACAAGATCAAGCTCGGGGTTAAAATCAAAAAGATCATAAGCCAAAACATCCATACCAACACCGACAGCTATTTTAGCTACCTCCCTGCCGATACGGCCAAAACCTACGATACCCAAGGTTTTACCACGAAGCTCTACGCCCTTGGCATAAGCTTTCTTTAAACCGTTAAAGTTGGTAGCGCCTTCAACCGGCATTTTGCGGTTGCTATCCGGTAAAAAGCGTACAGCCCCAAACAAACTGGCAAATACCAATTCGGCTACTGATAATGAAGAAGATGCAGGAGTATTATAAACACCGATGCCTTTTTCTTTGGCATAATCAACATCAATATTATCAACACCAACACCACCACGACCAATCAGTTTAAGGTTGGGTGTAGCGTCGATCAATGCTTTACGTACTTTAGTTGCACTACGTACAGTAATAGCATCATAATTTTTTAATTTTTCAGGAAGCTCTTCCTGTGGGATATTGTTGGTATCAACAAAAAAACCGGCATCTTCCAGCATTTTTTTGCCTATCGGATCGATACCATCGTTAGCTAATATTTTGATCATCTCTTTATATAGTCATTGAGTCATTAGGTCATTGAGTCATTGCCATACTAAAATGACTTAATGACCCAATGACTTAATGAAATAAATTATTTATTCTTTTCGGCAAATTCCTGCATTACGTCAATCAGGGCGTATACGCTGCTTATTGGTAACGCGTTGTAAATTGAAGCGCGGAAACCGCCTACGCTTCTGTGGCCTTTTATGCCAACAATACCGCGTTCTTCGGCAAGTTTCAGGAATGGTTTTTCCAGCTCGGGATGTTCCATTACAAAGCATACGTTCATTTTCGAGCGGTCTTCAACGGCAGCTACGGCTTTAAATAGCGGGTTGCGGTCAATCTCGTCATACAATACACGGGCTTTGGTAATGTTTTCCTGCTCAATAGCTGGTACGCCGCCTTTTGCTTTTAACCATTTAAGGGTAAGCATCGATACGTAGATGGCAAATACCGGTGGGGTATTGTACATTGAACCACCTTCAATTTGGGTTTGGTAATTGAACATGGCAGGGATGCTTCTGCCGGTTTTGCCCAGCAGTTCATCCTTAACAATAACCAGGGTAACACCTGCAGGACCCATATTTTTCTGAGCACCGGCATAAATCAAACCAAAATCAGCTACGTTAACTACGCGGCTGAAAATATCTGATGACATATCGCAAACCACCGGGATGGGCGATTTGAAAAACTCCTGCAACTGTGTACCGTAAATGGTATTGTTTGAGGTGATATGGATGTAAGCAGCATCGGCCGGAATTTCAAAATCCTTAGGGATGTAGGTAAAATTAGCTTCTTTTGATGAAGCTACCACCTGCACCTGGCCAAAATATTTAGCCTCTTTCAAAGCTTTATTGGCCCAAACGCCGGTTTCAACATAGGCAGCTTTGCCACCCTCGGGCAACAGGTTGTACGGTGCCAAAGCAAACTGGGTGCTTGCACCGCCTTGCAAAAACAATACCGAATAACCTTCAGGAACACTGAATAATTCTTTTACCAGGGCAACAGCTTCGTCTAAAACGGCTTCAAACTCCTTCGATCGGTGTGAAATTTCGAGCAAAGAGAGTCCTGTACCATTAAAATCGATAACTGCTTCTGAAGCTTGCTTCAAAACTTCGTGTGGTAGAATGCCGGGTCCGGCACCAAAATTATGTTTCATATAATTAAAGAATTGTAGGTTCTAAATACACTATTAGGAAGTTTGTATTTTGTTGGGCCGAAGTTAATTAATTTGACAAAATATATAGACATTATTTACATTTTTTGAAAAAATATACAATTAATCAACAAATGCCCGTTTGATTGCAAATAATTAAATTAACCCTACAGAGTTGGTAGTAATTATTACAATTGTAATAACTTTTACGCGTGTTTGAGTTGTGATATAGCGGCCGGCTGGCTCGCCGACGAGAATACCGAAGTGCCCGCAACCAGTACATTGGCGCCGGCTTCTATCAGTTTCGTTACATTGGTAGCATCCACCCCACCGTCAATCTCAATCAGCAAATCCGGATTTTTATCGGCACTTAGTGTTCTCAGTTCTTTGATCTTTTTATAAGTGTTTTCGATAAAATGCTGCCCGCCAAAGCCCGGATTAACAGACATAATCAGCACCATATCCAGCTCGCCTAAAATATCTTCCAATAAAAAAACCGGCGTTGCCGGGTTGATGGCTACAGCAGCTTTACAGCCTAACTGTTTAATTACCTGTATGGTGCGGTGCAAATGCGGGCAAGCTTCGTAGTGCACGGTAATGCTATCGGCACCGGCATCTTTAAAAGCTTTCAGGTACCTGTCGGGTTCCACAATCATCAGGTGAACATCCAGCGGTTTGGTGGCATGTTTTTTCACAGCGCTTACTACCGGGAAACCAAATGAAATATTGGGAACAAACATACCGTCCATAATATCAACGTGAATCCAATCGGCTTCGCTGTTATTGATCATTTCGATATCGCGTTGCAGGTTGGCAAAATCGGCCGCTAAAATGGATGGTGCTATGAGGTGATTCATATGCAAATATATAAAAGCAGGTAATCTACAGAACTGATGGGGTAATTATTTTTATAGCAGGAGTGTAAAAAAGACACAATAACTACTAAAACCTGAAACCAATAGTAATATAAGGTAACGATCCCTCTTTCGAAAAACCCATTACAGCTTCTATCAATACCAGCTGCGCCGGAATAACGTAAAGCCCACCGCCATAGCCATCATGCCACCTGTCTGATGATTCGCCGGGTACCCAGACCCTGCCAACATCATTAAAACCAATCAACCCAAACGAGCCCGGCAACAGGTACGAGGTAAAATCCATCACTTTTAAGCGCAGCTCGAGGTTATTGTAAGCGATGGTACGCCCGGTAAAACGGTTGGTATGAAAACCACGAAAATTTTGTGAGCCGCCAAGCTTCATCTGCTGAAAGTAGGCAGCATTACCCACCGTAGTGCCCAAACCGGTACGGTTGGCAATCACGAGTACCGAATCCCTGTCGGGATTAAGGTAAAAGCTAAATTCGGAAAGCGCCTGGCCATAAGTATTATGACTGCCAGAGCCGCCCCCGCTAAAACCACTTACGGTGGTTGTCCACAGAATGCCCTTAGTTGGAATAATGAGTTTGTTGCGGGTATCTACAGTTGCGTTTGCCGTTAGCCCGCCATAAACTTTTGTTCCGAATACTTTTTCGTTACCGAATGCGGTATTATAGCCGTTTAAAAACCTTTCGGTATTGTTTGATGGCTTACTGTTGTAAAACTGCCCGGCTATGCCGGCGCTTACATGCAGGCTGCCAAAATCGCGGTGCAGGGAAACATCACCGGTAACATAATCATAGCGGTTGCGGTAGTATGAAATTTTTCTGTCGCCCTGGTTTTCAAAAACGGTATTGTTGCCTATCCCGAAAAAATTACTCAGGTTATGCGGCCCACGCGACAGCAGGTTGATGCGCAAATCATTTTGACCAATGGCTTTTTTCCAATCGGCCACGTAGGTAAACAGAAATGATTTACGCTCGAGCGAATAGTTAACCAGGAACTGTTCGCGAAAAGCATAAGGCTCTTTGCGAAAGCCATGCCGCTCATAACTGAAGCCGCCTATTAACAAAATGCCGATATCATTGCTATAATTAGCCAACACAATAGGCTCAAACCTGTCAAACTTAAAAGCTGTTTTATCGTAACTGTTTACGGTGCTGTCTGTCGAGGTTCGAATGCGGGCTAAAGATGACGACGGTAGGCTGTTCTGCTGATCTGAACGATCATAAATGTAGTTTTTTGATTTGTTATTGAGCGAACTATCAACCTTAAAAGTATCGGCCCCCTCCCCGCCTATCATCCGCACTATGATTGATGAGGGCGTTGAGCCGGTAACCTCAAACCGGTCATCCCCGTCAAAACCATATAGCCTCACCTCTTTGGTAACATCGGGTTTAAAAGTGCGATGGTAGGTTACCCTATCAATGCTTCCATCTTTTTTGATCTTGTTTACAGTAACGGTAATATCGCCATTGGTTTCATGGGCGATGCTGAACTTATCAGTTTTATCGCTGGCCGGTACATCAACATATATCGAAATAAATCTGTAGTATTCAAGCGCCTGTTTTTGGAGGATGTTTCTCCGGGCTATCATTTTACTGATAATTTCGGGGCCGGATAATTTATAGATGGTATCTGGCATCAACCTCACCGCCTTTTTAATCACATCATCGGTCAGTTTGCCTTGTACAAAGGTTATCTGCTCCTTCCAGTCATCCTCGCTCAATCCATTCAAAAAATACCTGTCGAAATAGCGGGCGTTGAAATTCCAGCCGTTAATGTCCCTGATCTCATCGCTATAGCCCTGAAACTTTGATTTAAGCCATTGATGGGCCACTATCCAGGGGAAAACGCCGGAGGTTTTATAATAAACCTGGTCACGGTCGCGAGGAACGGGTTCGTAGATGGTTTCGTGTTTGCCATCTATCTTTTCCCAGCGCCATTGGTCTTCGTGGCGGTCCCAATCGCCCAGCAGCATATCAAGTAAACGGGCGCGCAATACTATTTTCTGGTCAACGTGGTTATCGTTATCCTCCTGTAATTTGCGCTGTACTTTTTCGGTATTGTCGGTTTTTTCGGCATCCAGCGGTTCGCGTTCTTCAAACAAAAACACCTGGTTGGCAAAATCCTGCCGGTACTCGCCTAAAGCCGGATCATCGGGCACATAAACAATTTTAGGATTGGAGTGCGGAACGCCAAGCGCCTCTGCCAAAGGCGGCACAGTTAAGGCAGAAAAAGGATGTGCGGCAGATACCTGGTCCTGCAAAATATCTTTTGCCACCGTAGGCCGTAAATTAACGGGTAAACCTTTCTCGGGATATTTCTGCAAGGTACGGATCACCCATTGTTGCCCGGTTGCATCCTGCAGGCGTAGAGATTTGGTTTGCTTCCCCCCTCCCCGTTGTAATATTTTAAGACCGCCTTTTTCTTTGTCGATATGAAACACAGGGAGTGTAACAGGAGCTGCCCATAACATGCGGTAATTATCCCCTAAAAAGAAACGATGTGTGCCGCTAACATTGTTATATTGCGGCTCGATGGCAAGTTTAATGCTATCGGGCTTAGTTTGAGCGTTACCAATATCGGCCTTAAATAAAAAGCCAGTGGTTAAAACAAGTAATAAGGAGTTAAATAGGTATTTACCGTGCCCCATTGGTTTCTCAGTTAAACGATAGTAGTAATAACCCTATATT
The sequence above is a segment of the Mucilaginibacter celer genome. Coding sequences within it:
- a CDS encoding outer membrane protein assembly factor produces the protein MGHGKYLFNSLLLVLTTGFLFKADIGNAQTKPDSIKLAIEPQYNNVSGTHRFFLGDNYRMLWAAPVTLPVFHIDKEKGGLKILQRGGGKQTKSLRLQDATGQQWVIRTLQKYPEKGLPVNLRPTVAKDILQDQVSAAHPFSALTVPPLAEALGVPHSNPKIVYVPDDPALGEYRQDFANQVFLFEEREPLDAEKTDNTEKVQRKLQEDNDNHVDQKIVLRARLLDMLLGDWDRHEDQWRWEKIDGKHETIYEPVPRDRDQVYYKTSGVFPWIVAHQWLKSKFQGYSDEIRDINGWNFNARYFDRYFLNGLSEDDWKEQITFVQGKLTDDVIKKAVRLMPDTIYKLSGPEIISKMIARRNILQKQALEYYRFISIYVDVPASDKTDKFSIAHETNGDITVTVNKIKKDGSIDRVTYHRTFKPDVTKEVRLYGFDGDDRFEVTGSTPSSIIVRMIGGEGADTFKVDSSLNNKSKNYIYDRSDQQNSLPSSSLARIRTSTDSTVNSYDKTAFKFDRFEPIVLANYSNDIGILLIGGFSYERHGFRKEPYAFREQFLVNYSLERKSFLFTYVADWKKAIGQNDLRINLLSRGPHNLSNFFGIGNNTVFENQGDRKISYYRNRYDYVTGDVSLHRDFGSLHVSAGIAGQFYNSKPSNNTERFLNGYNTAFGNEKVFGTKVYGGLTANATVDTRNKLIIPTKGILWTTTVSGFSGGGSGSHNTYGQALSEFSFYLNPDRDSVLVIANRTGLGTTVGNAAYFQQMKLGGSQNFRGFHTNRFTGRTIAYNNLELRLKVMDFTSYLLPGSFGLIGFNDVGRVWVPGESSDRWHDGYGGGLYVIPAQLVLIEAVMGFSKEGSLPYITIGFRF
- the serC gene encoding 3-phosphoserine/phosphohydroxythreonine transaminase; protein product: MKHNFGAGPGILPHEVLKQASEAVIDFNGTGLSLLEISHRSKEFEAVLDEAVALVKELFSVPEGYSVLFLQGGASTQFALAPYNLLPEGGKAAYVETGVWANKALKEAKYFGQVQVVASSKEANFTYIPKDFEIPADAAYIHITSNNTIYGTQLQEFFKSPIPVVCDMSSDIFSRVVNVADFGLIYAGAQKNMGPAGVTLVIVKDELLGKTGRSIPAMFNYQTQIEGGSMYNTPPVFAIYVSMLTLKWLKAKGGVPAIEQENITKARVLYDEIDRNPLFKAVAAVEDRSKMNVCFVMEHPELEKPFLKLAEERGIVGIKGHRSVGGFRASIYNALPISSVYALIDVMQEFAEKNK
- the rpe gene encoding ribulose-phosphate 3-epimerase; translation: MNHLIAPSILAADFANLQRDIEMINNSEADWIHVDIMDGMFVPNISFGFPVVSAVKKHATKPLDVHLMIVEPDRYLKAFKDAGADSITVHYEACPHLHRTIQVIKQLGCKAAVAINPATPVFLLEDILGELDMVLIMSVNPGFGGQHFIENTYKKIKELRTLSADKNPDLLIEIDGGVDATNVTKLIEAGANVLVAGTSVFSSASQPAAISQLKHA
- a CDS encoding MBL fold metallo-hydrolase — translated: MKLTIHGAARQVTGSMHLLEVGQYKILVDCGLDYEKDRSILSNENFPFNPEDIDVVVLTHAHIDHSGNLPTLIRLGFEGQILCTPPTADLTELLLLDSVNIFMKKAAGNNGGGRHRRGKGRFNSHAQPLYMQKHVMDTVERFVTIGFNKPFRITGDIELTFVPVGHLLGAAAAVFNVTDKGEEKSIAFTGDIGRKNYPVLNDPQFLPPVDYLVSESTYGGRYHSKDKTVEQTLIDIIDKACIKEQGRLIIPAFSIGRTQSLVYSLNKIFSTGLLPPVKVFVDSPMATQATEVFRKFHNHVNKEAQDFYQKRGDEFEFDNLTYVETLKDSRQISNYWEPCIIISSAGMLEGGRIQDHLFYNIQNYYATILFIGYCAKGTLGHRLLRGDSIVHIKDRELAVYATIKQTDVLSAHGDHNDLMDNVKAIGPDKLKHVFLVHGESESMQLLANDLEKEGYGVTMPEKGVSYII
- a CDS encoding ABC transporter ATP-binding protein, encoding MARGRLNSGAKTEAELPKAKINRSSLRNVGKLLTYLKPYRWKFIAGLVFLFLSSLVGLAFPAILGALIDAAQGFYKYKYLPHGLNAIAIMGFSILFAQAFISFFRVVWFVQVAERSLADIRRDTYFKLITLPMNFFANRRVGELNSRISADLSQIQDTLTTTFAEIIRQLVMMVGSTTLLAIVSSKLTLALLAILPFLVAFAVFFGRYIRKLSRDAQDKLAESNTIVEETLQGIANVKAFVNEAYEANRYDKILRKVVNIAVRGAKFRGIFASFIVFCLFGTFVGVIWYGSVLVANHEIYVGDLTTFIMYSIFVGAAMGSFPDLYANLQKAVGASERVLEILAEQGEAISMVENDNDIKQTIKGDVAFDDVVFAYPSRPEITVLKGISFHADAGQRVAIVGPSGSGKSTMASLILQFYHPQNGNILFDGKPADNYSLTDIRNQVAIVPQDVLLFGGTILENIAYGRLNASKEDIIKAAQRANAHQFISSFPEGYETIVGERGVKLSGGQRQRIAIARALLKNPSILILDEATSSLDSESERLVQEALEELMKDRTSIIIAHRLSTIREADKIVVLEKGNIVESGSHAELINNEQGLYRYLSQLQFETSQA
- a CDS encoding D-2-hydroxyacid dehydrogenase, translated to MIKILANDGIDPIGKKMLEDAGFFVDTNNIPQEELPEKLKNYDAITVRSATKVRKALIDATPNLKLIGRGGVGVDNIDVDYAKEKGIGVYNTPASSSLSVAELVFASLFGAVRFLPDSNRKMPVEGATNFNGLKKAYAKGVELRGKTLGIVGFGRIGREVAKIAVGVGMDVLAYDLFDFNPELDLVLGGGTAVKVAVKKATLDEIITSADFITLHTPFIDKALLGAEELAKTKKGVGLVNISRGGLIDELALVDALNSGQVSFAALDVFDNEPTPRPEILSHPKISLTPHIGAATNEAQERIGVELASLIIEHFKNA